In a genomic window of Helianthus annuus cultivar XRQ/B chromosome 10, HanXRQr2.0-SUNRISE, whole genome shotgun sequence:
- the LOC110881714 gene encoding amino acid permease 6 — MKKQESFSLEKGEDSQEFDDDGQPRRTGTWMSASAHIITAVVGSGVLSLTWCLAQLGWVFGTCLLVVFAVISWYTCILLTDYYRSPHPVTGARNYNYMQAVKTNLGGRQFILCAIAQYETLVGVSIGYTITSSISMGAIRRSNCFRKYGHDRGCHTLNSYYLLIFGFIELVLSQIPNFHKLSFLSIIATIMSFVYSTIGIGLSIAKIAGGAHPQTSIGMPHREDMSSKDNMWNIFCAVGDIAFAYGFTSILFEIQDTLKSSPPENKVMKTATTIGISASTSFYMLCGLLGYAAFGNDAPGNYLTGFGFYDPFWLVDIANLCIVIHLIGAYQVIVQPIFAFVENWSRKKWPESRFVNKEYAFGNYRINLFRLIWRSTYVLLVTLVAMMFPFFNAFLALIGSTTFWPLTVYFPIEIYIVQAKILKSSFRWIWLRALCLVCLVVSGLAAAGSIRGLVMSVQTSKLFLSVS, encoded by the exons ATGAAGAAACAAGAAAGTTTTTCCTTAGAGAAAGGAGAAGACTCTCAAGAGTTTGATGATGATGGACAGCCTAGAAGAACAG GGACATGGATGAGTGCAAGTGCGCACATAATAACAGCAGTGGTAGGATCAGGAGTGTTGTCACTCACATGGTGTTTAGCCCAATTGGGTTGGGTTTTTGGGACATGTTTGCTTGTAGTGTTTGCAGTGATATCTTGGTACACATGCATCTTGCTCACCGACTACTATAGATCTCCTCATCCTGTTACAGGAGCTCGAAACTACAACTACATGCAAGCTGTCAAGACTAATCTTG GTGGGCGCCAATTCATATTGTGCGCAATAGCTCAATACGAAACTCTCGTCGGTGTAAGCATCGGGTACACCATCACTTCATCAATCAGTATGGG GGCGATTAGAAGGTCGAACTGTTTCAGAAAATATGGTCATGACAGGGGGTGTCACACATTGAACAGTTATTATCTATTAATCTTTGGGTTTATAGAACTTGTTCTGAGCCAAATACCAAACTTCCACAAGCTATCGTTCCTTTCCATCATTGCGACCATCATGTCTTTTGTCTATTCAACCATTGGCATTGGGCTCTCCATTGCCAAAATTGCAG GAGGTGCCCATCCTCAAACAAGTATTGGAATGCCACATAGAGAAGATATGTCAAGCAAGGATAACATGTGGAACATTTTTTGTGCCGTAGGAGACATTGCTTTTGCCTATGGTTTCACCTCAATTCTCTTTGAGATACAg GATACATTAAAATCAAGTCCTCCGGAGAACAAAGTCATGAAAACGGCTACAACTATTGGTATTTCAGCTTCTACCTCATTCTACATGTTGTGTGGACTACTTGGATACGCAGCATTCGGTAACGACGCACCAGGAAATTACTTGACCGGGTTTGGTTTCTACGACCCGTTTTGGCTTGTGGACATTGCGAATTTGTGCATTGTTATACACCTCATTGGTGCTTACCAG GTAATAGTCCAACCGATTTTCGCATTCGTGGAGAATTGGAGTCGCAAAAAGTGGCCCGAAAGCAGATTCGTGAACAAAGAATATGCCTTTGGCAACTATAGAATCAATCTTTTCAGGTTAATCTGGAGGTCAACATATGTTCTGCTAGTAACGCTAGTAGCGATGATGTTTCCATTTTTTAATGCGTTTCTTGCTTTAATTGGCTCGACAACGTTCTGGCCATTGACAGTATACTTCCCCATAGAAATATACATTGTGCAGGCAAAGATTCTGAAGAGTTCATTTCGGTGGATTTGGTTGAGGGCACTGTGCTTGGTGTGCTTGGTTGTATCTGGTCTTGCAGCTGCTGGATCGATTAGAGGTCTTGTTATGTCCGTCCAAACCTCCAAGCTCTTTCTATCAGTGTCTTAG